The proteins below are encoded in one region of Aquisphaera giovannonii:
- the cax gene encoding calcium/proton exchanger encodes MRLNWLLIFIPAALALSWHGANSIVIFAASALAIVPLAALMGEATDALAEFVGPAWGGLLSASLGNAPEIIIGVFALRQGLVSVVKSSIVGSILGNLLFGLGMAMIAGGIRNGTQQFDMLVSNMNAGLLMLAASGLIIPAVFYHTSARVTHAISLEIAAVLCLVYMGSLLFTLLTSRPALGKEKVEAEVPGATEPPGAEPRWGKGKAIAILAVVAVALAVMSEILTDAVEPASRHLGLTPVFAGVFLLALVGNVAELFNAVRFARMDKMDLTLGVTVGASLQVALFVAPVLVFVAVLMRQPMDLVFTRFEIVAVVLSVVLARQLIGNGKSNWLEGLMLVGVYVMLGIGFFYLPLDPPPLP; translated from the coding sequence ATGAGGCTGAACTGGCTGTTGATCTTCATACCCGCGGCCCTGGCCCTCTCCTGGCACGGCGCCAACTCGATCGTGATCTTCGCCGCGTCGGCCCTCGCGATCGTGCCGCTGGCCGCGCTGATGGGGGAGGCCACGGACGCCCTGGCCGAGTTCGTGGGCCCCGCCTGGGGCGGCCTCCTGAGTGCATCCCTGGGCAATGCGCCCGAGATCATCATCGGCGTCTTCGCGCTGAGGCAGGGCCTGGTGTCGGTGGTCAAGTCCTCGATCGTCGGCTCGATCCTGGGCAACCTCCTCTTCGGCCTGGGCATGGCGATGATCGCCGGGGGGATCCGCAACGGCACGCAGCAGTTCGACATGCTGGTTTCGAACATGAATGCCGGCCTGCTGATGCTGGCGGCCTCGGGCCTGATCATTCCGGCGGTCTTCTATCACACCTCGGCCCGCGTCACCCACGCGATCAGCCTGGAGATCGCGGCCGTCCTGTGCCTCGTCTACATGGGGAGCCTGCTGTTCACCTTGCTCACCAGCCGGCCGGCACTTGGCAAGGAGAAGGTGGAGGCCGAAGTGCCCGGCGCGACGGAGCCCCCGGGCGCGGAGCCCCGATGGGGGAAGGGCAAGGCGATCGCGATCCTCGCCGTCGTCGCCGTCGCGCTGGCGGTCATGAGCGAGATCCTGACGGACGCCGTGGAGCCGGCTTCGAGGCACCTGGGCCTCACGCCCGTCTTCGCGGGGGTCTTCCTGCTGGCGCTCGTCGGCAACGTCGCCGAGCTCTTCAATGCGGTCCGCTTCGCGCGGATGGACAAGATGGACCTGACCCTCGGCGTGACGGTCGGCGCCTCCCTTCAAGTGGCCCTCTTCGTCGCGCCGGTGCTGGTCTTCGTCGCCGTGCTCATGCGGCAGCCCATGGATCTCGTCTTCACCCGGTTCGAGATCGTGGCCGTCGTCCTCTCGGTGGTCCTGGCCCGGCAGTTGATCGGCAACGGAAAATCGAACTGGCTGGAAGGCCTGATGCTGGTCGGCGTGTACGTCATGCTCGGGATCGGATTCTTCTACTTGCCGCTCGATCCGCCGCCGCTCCCGTGA
- a CDS encoding UvrB/UvrC motif-containing protein produces the protein MRRDLDDVIQGWPYDPEPGEVLAREVRARDGRSVLQIRVELGVLQLEIAGRPDGTRPHGFATYLDYLRYCAASRGQAPGGKAPPWTMDQEHCSDADREFLQYYHRRMAWLSLRRYDKALLDADHTLALMDFVKRHGNDDEYVASHEQFRGLVQFHRSQAQALIAIERRHPEEAIDALREGMEKIATHQRTWWEARENESAESPNPPLIDQLRLFEQEIRKNYAVEKTLREQLDEAVAREDYEQAARIRDLIRAQQTRARR, from the coding sequence ATGCGGCGCGATTTGGATGACGTGATCCAGGGATGGCCCTACGATCCCGAGCCGGGCGAGGTGCTCGCCCGAGAGGTCCGGGCGCGGGACGGCCGCAGCGTCCTCCAGATCCGGGTCGAGCTCGGCGTCCTCCAGCTCGAGATCGCCGGCCGGCCCGACGGCACTCGGCCCCACGGGTTCGCCACCTACCTCGATTACCTCCGCTACTGCGCCGCCAGCCGCGGCCAGGCGCCCGGCGGCAAGGCCCCCCCCTGGACCATGGACCAGGAGCACTGCTCCGACGCCGACCGCGAGTTCCTCCAGTACTACCACCGGCGCATGGCCTGGCTCTCGCTCCGCCGCTACGACAAGGCCCTCCTCGACGCGGACCATACGCTCGCCCTCATGGACTTCGTCAAGCGCCATGGCAACGACGACGAGTACGTCGCCTCCCACGAGCAGTTCCGCGGCCTGGTGCAGTTCCACCGCAGCCAGGCCCAGGCCCTCATCGCCATCGAACGGCGGCACCCCGAGGAGGCCATCGACGCCCTCCGCGAGGGCATGGAGAAGATCGCCACCCACCAGCGCACGTGGTGGGAGGCCCGCGAGAATGAGTCGGCCGAGTCCCCCAACCCGCCGCTCATCGACCAGCTCCGCCTCTTCGAACAGGAAATCCGCAAGAACTACGCCGTCGAGAAGACCCTCCGCGAGCAGCTCGACGAGGCCGTCGCCCGCGAGGACTACGAGCAGGCCGCCCGCATCCGAGACCTCATCCGCGCCCAGCAGACCCGCGCCCGCCGGTGA